One Paenisporosarcina sp. FSL H8-0542 genomic region harbors:
- a CDS encoding pyruvate, water dikinase regulatory protein, with the protein MKNLQIFIVSDSVGETGELVAKAAVSQFRPGLQDTSLKRFPHIATLDHVKEIVNLAKLQQAIILYTLVRKKMRSTLQMECAKHSVRSIDLMGPLMDTLELELNEIPFEEPGLVRKLDDDYFKKIEAIEFAVKYDDGRDPRGLLLADIVLVGVSRTSKTPLSQYLAHKRYKVANVPLVPEVEPPEELFKVDPEKCFGLVISPEKLNSIRKERLIALGLNDDASYAKLERIKQEIVHFEKVVSRIGCHVIDVTNRAVEETANVILNKIQ; encoded by the coding sequence AATATTTATTGTTTCGGATTCAGTGGGCGAAACAGGAGAGTTAGTTGCGAAAGCAGCGGTAAGTCAGTTTAGACCTGGTTTACAGGATACGTCCTTAAAACGATTCCCTCATATCGCGACACTCGATCATGTAAAAGAAATTGTAAATCTTGCAAAACTGCAGCAAGCGATTATTTTATATACGCTTGTCCGAAAAAAGATGCGCTCAACTTTGCAAATGGAATGTGCAAAACATAGTGTAAGATCCATCGATTTAATGGGTCCGCTCATGGATACACTTGAACTTGAATTGAATGAAATTCCTTTTGAAGAACCAGGGTTAGTGCGGAAATTGGATGACGATTATTTCAAAAAAATTGAAGCAATTGAGTTTGCTGTAAAATACGATGATGGACGGGATCCACGTGGTTTACTATTGGCTGACATCGTCCTCGTCGGCGTTTCCCGCACTTCCAAGACCCCTTTATCTCAGTATTTAGCACACAAACGATATAAAGTCGCAAATGTTCCATTAGTGCCTGAAGTAGAGCCTCCGGAAGAGTTATTTAAAGTTGACCCGGAAAAATGTTTCGGACTTGTCATTTCTCCAGAGAAGTTAAATTCAATCCGGAAAGAACGATTGATTGCTTTAGGACTTAATGATGATGCAAGCTATGCAAAATTGGAACGCATTAAACAAGAAATCGTCCATTTTGAAAAAGTAGTTTCCCGAATTGGATGTCATGTGATTGATGTGACGAATCGTGCAGTCGAAGAAACAGCAAATGTCATCTTAAACAAAATCCAGTAA
- the dnaG gene encoding DNA primase, translating into MQRIPEETIEQIRTSNDVVDVISEYVQLTKRGRNWFGLCPFHGEQTPSFSVSQDKQIFHCFGCGAGGNAITFVMDIDNLSFQEAVSKLGSRIGIDLDIEPQNGEAKTVSKEETRMKEAHTFAMNYYHHLLLNTEEGEKALHYLEERGFSRELIEQYRIGWSLPNWDALTTLLERKGFNPAEMEQSGLLIQKENKNEYFDRFRERIMFPVRDEAGHVIAFSGRVLNTESQDAKYMNSPESPIFQKSKVLYNLDVARPIIRKKHKVIVMEGFMDVIAAAKAGIMNTVATMGTSLTKEHVNKLKRLTDSVTLCYDGDAAGLEAAKRAAQLLMQDKVKTEIAILPDQMDPDDFVQKNGAEAFEKQIIERPHAYLAFMMMVARRNKNFQFENDTLQYVQEVLEHFVGNSSPVERDLYIRQLANETNISEDAIYQQFRKIEGKNIKQNSRQQAPPVAQNAPVSRKRIQAIDRAEKLLLAHMLHQVDIVDRLHQDHGLHVFIHDPYEAIFVRLIGFYDTYPQADTHRFLEILEDTELRKLVMEATLTERDPEHASEEVSDCLRQINKHRIELQIQTKMHESKEAEKLQDMTRALELAKQMIDLKKSLSTM; encoded by the coding sequence GTGCAACGAATTCCGGAAGAAACAATTGAACAGATTCGCACGAGTAATGATGTTGTTGATGTTATTAGCGAATACGTTCAATTAACAAAACGTGGACGCAACTGGTTTGGTCTTTGTCCTTTTCATGGAGAACAAACTCCTTCATTCTCAGTTTCACAAGATAAACAAATCTTTCATTGTTTTGGATGTGGTGCCGGAGGAAATGCCATTACCTTCGTAATGGATATCGACAATCTTTCTTTTCAGGAAGCAGTTAGCAAATTAGGATCACGTATAGGTATCGACCTGGACATTGAACCTCAGAATGGCGAAGCTAAAACGGTCTCCAAAGAAGAAACAAGAATGAAAGAAGCGCACACGTTTGCTATGAATTACTACCATCACTTGCTTTTAAATACGGAAGAAGGAGAAAAAGCCCTTCATTATTTAGAAGAAAGAGGATTTTCAAGAGAGCTTATTGAACAGTATAGAATTGGGTGGTCACTACCTAATTGGGATGCCTTAACCACGTTGCTTGAACGTAAAGGATTCAATCCGGCCGAAATGGAACAAAGTGGTCTGCTCATTCAAAAAGAAAATAAAAATGAATACTTCGATCGATTTAGAGAACGAATCATGTTTCCGGTTCGTGATGAAGCGGGACATGTCATAGCATTTTCTGGACGTGTATTAAATACGGAGTCGCAGGATGCAAAGTACATGAACAGTCCTGAGTCTCCGATATTTCAAAAAAGCAAAGTTTTGTATAATTTGGATGTTGCGCGCCCTATAATCCGTAAAAAGCATAAAGTGATTGTCATGGAAGGTTTTATGGATGTTATAGCAGCGGCAAAAGCGGGCATCATGAATACTGTTGCTACGATGGGTACTTCGCTTACAAAGGAACATGTTAATAAACTGAAACGTCTAACTGATTCTGTGACACTTTGTTACGATGGGGACGCTGCAGGGCTAGAAGCTGCAAAACGTGCTGCACAGCTATTAATGCAGGATAAAGTGAAAACGGAAATAGCCATCCTGCCAGATCAAATGGACCCGGATGACTTTGTTCAAAAAAATGGAGCAGAGGCATTCGAAAAACAAATAATTGAACGACCCCATGCTTATTTGGCTTTTATGATGATGGTTGCAAGACGCAATAAAAACTTTCAATTTGAAAATGACACGTTACAATACGTGCAAGAAGTTCTCGAACACTTTGTCGGAAATTCTTCACCAGTTGAACGCGATTTATATATTCGGCAATTAGCCAATGAAACCAATATTTCGGAAGATGCGATTTATCAGCAATTTCGAAAGATTGAAGGGAAAAATATTAAGCAGAACTCGAGACAACAGGCTCCTCCTGTTGCCCAAAACGCTCCGGTAAGTCGTAAGCGTATACAGGCAATTGATCGGGCTGAAAAATTGTTGCTCGCTCATATGTTACATCAAGTTGATATTGTCGATCGTTTACACCAAGATCATGGCCTACACGTATTCATCCACGATCCTTATGAAGCGATATTTGTTCGTCTCATAGGTTTCTACGACACATATCCTCAAGCTGATACACATCGTTTTCTAGAAATTCTAGAAGACACAGAACTACGAAAGCTGGTCATGGAAGCAACGTTAACAGAACGAGACCCGGAACATGCAAGTGAAGAAGTCTCCGACTGCTTACGACAAATAAATAAACATCGAATCGAGCTTCAAATTCAAACGAAAATGCACGAGTCCAAAGAAGCAGAAAAACTTCAGGATATGACACGTGCTTTAGAGCTAGCAAAACAAATGATCGATTTGAAAAAATCGTTATCAACGATGTAA
- the rpoD gene encoding RNA polymerase sigma factor RpoD, with translation MADKSERSKEVETEVTLEEAKKSLLELGKKSGELTFADIAEKLSVFELESDQIEEFIEQLEAQGVELGRKDGDEEDLEKLMKKGQEEETFDLNDLSVPPGVKINDPVRMYLKEIGRVDLLSADEEIALAKRIEAGDEEAKKRLAEANLRLVVSIAKRYVGRGMLFLDLIQEGNMGLIKAVEKFDFRKGFKFSTYATWWIRQAITRAIADQARTIRIPVHMVETINKLIRVQRQLLQDLGREPSPEEIGEEMELPAEKVREILKIAQEPVSLETPIGEEDDSHLGDFIEDSDAQSPSDHAAYELLKEQLEDVLDTLTDREENVLRLRFGLDDGRTRTLEEVGKVFGVTRERIRQIEAKALRKLRHPSRSKRLKDFLE, from the coding sequence ATGGCGGACAAGTCTGAGCGTTCAAAAGAGGTAGAAACTGAGGTCACATTAGAAGAAGCAAAAAAATCTCTACTCGAACTGGGTAAAAAATCGGGGGAGCTGACTTTTGCTGACATAGCTGAAAAATTATCCGTATTTGAGTTGGAATCAGATCAAATCGAAGAATTTATTGAACAGCTAGAAGCACAAGGTGTGGAGCTTGGTCGTAAAGACGGCGATGAAGAAGACTTAGAAAAATTAATGAAAAAAGGGCAAGAAGAGGAAACATTCGATTTAAACGATTTAAGTGTACCACCTGGTGTTAAAATCAATGACCCAGTGCGAATGTACTTAAAAGAAATCGGTCGTGTTGACTTACTTTCTGCAGATGAAGAAATTGCCTTGGCTAAACGTATTGAAGCAGGCGATGAAGAAGCGAAAAAACGTTTAGCAGAAGCGAACTTACGACTGGTTGTAAGTATTGCCAAGCGTTACGTTGGCCGTGGCATGCTGTTCCTGGATTTAATTCAGGAAGGTAATATGGGTCTAATCAAAGCGGTGGAAAAATTTGATTTCCGTAAAGGATTCAAATTCAGTACGTACGCAACTTGGTGGATTCGACAAGCGATTACACGTGCTATTGCTGACCAAGCTCGTACGATTCGTATCCCTGTCCATATGGTTGAGACCATCAACAAATTAATCCGCGTTCAGCGACAGTTGCTTCAAGACCTAGGTCGCGAGCCTTCTCCAGAAGAAATAGGGGAAGAAATGGAATTGCCAGCTGAAAAAGTGCGTGAAATTTTAAAGATTGCTCAAGAGCCAGTTTCACTTGAAACACCTATCGGGGAAGAGGATGATTCGCACTTAGGAGACTTCATTGAAGACTCGGATGCACAATCTCCATCTGACCATGCAGCTTATGAGTTGTTAAAAGAGCAGTTAGAGGACGTTTTAGATACTTTAACTGACCGAGAAGAAAATGTATTGCGTTTGCGTTTTGGTCTTGATGATGGACGTACACGCACTTTAGAAGAGGTAGGGAAAGTATTTGGTGTTACGCGTGAACGTATTCGTCAAATCGAAGCAAAAGCTTTACGAAAATTGCGCCACCCTTCAAGAAGTAAACGACTAAAAGACTTTTTAGAATAG
- a CDS encoding acyl-CoA dehydrogenase, whose protein sequence is MNFDLSQEHQMIRKTMKEFADKVVAPGAIERDRTKAFPKEIFKQLADMGMMGLPFSEEYGGAGADTISFAIVTEELSRACASTGITYSAHISLGGAPLNLFGTEEQKHKYLTPICTGESFGAFGLTEPNAGSDAGGTQTRAVEDGDDFVINGSKVYITNASYAKHLAITAITGVVDGKKEISAIIVPTDAEGFTVIDNYEKMGLNASNTTELVLENVRVPKENLLGKRGEGFRQFLVTLDGGRIGIGAMAVGIAQAAFDRALRYSKERKQFGKPLSDFQITQFKLADMAMKIELARTMVYKAAWLKDQGRPFSKEASMCKLYASEIAMQIADQAVQIHGGYGYMKEYEVERYMRDAKLCEIGEGTSEVQRMVIARLIGC, encoded by the coding sequence GTGAATTTTGATTTATCGCAAGAACATCAGATGATTCGCAAGACAATGAAAGAGTTTGCGGATAAAGTTGTAGCACCAGGTGCGATAGAACGTGATCGGACGAAAGCTTTTCCAAAAGAAATTTTTAAACAGTTAGCCGACATGGGGATGATGGGCTTACCGTTTTCAGAAGAATATGGTGGGGCTGGTGCAGATACAATCAGTTTTGCTATTGTTACTGAAGAACTTAGCAGAGCATGTGCATCTACCGGTATTACGTATTCAGCGCATATTTCTTTAGGTGGGGCACCGCTTAATTTGTTTGGAACAGAAGAACAAAAACATAAATATTTAACGCCGATCTGCACAGGTGAATCTTTTGGAGCTTTTGGGTTAACTGAACCGAATGCAGGCTCAGATGCAGGAGGTACACAAACACGTGCAGTTGAAGATGGTGACGATTTCGTCATTAATGGCAGCAAAGTATACATTACGAACGCAAGCTATGCGAAACATTTGGCAATCACTGCGATTACCGGAGTAGTAGATGGTAAGAAGGAAATCAGTGCGATTATTGTGCCAACTGATGCCGAAGGATTCACAGTGATTGATAACTACGAAAAAATGGGCTTAAATGCTTCTAATACAACAGAACTAGTTTTAGAGAATGTGAGAGTACCAAAAGAAAATCTATTAGGCAAACGCGGCGAAGGATTCCGTCAGTTTTTAGTAACACTCGATGGCGGTCGTATCGGTATTGGAGCAATGGCGGTAGGGATTGCTCAGGCAGCATTCGACCGTGCGCTTCGTTATTCTAAAGAACGCAAACAATTCGGCAAACCATTGTCCGATTTCCAAATCACTCAATTCAAATTGGCGGATATGGCCATGAAAATCGAATTGGCTCGTACGATGGTCTATAAAGCTGCGTGGCTTAAAGATCAAGGTCGTCCATTCTCAAAAGAAGCATCAATGTGTAAATTATATGCTTCTGAAATCGCCATGCAGATTGCTGACCAAGCCGTTCAAATTCACGGTGGATATGGCTATATGAAAGAATATGAAGTTGAGCGTTATATGCGCGACGCTAAATTGTGCGAAATTGGCGAAGGTACTTCAGAAGTGCAACGAATGGTAATTGCTCGTTTAATCGGCTGTTAA
- the cccA gene encoding cytochrome c550, producing MQKNPIVPFILIMAFGIGLIFFLSIQGVDKKEEIAAGHEEGAEGGKAETAEFDPEVAKGKCISCHGGDLKGSVGPALAGTSLSKEEITKTIVNGKGSGMPAGLLPEDQAAQMADYILSLK from the coding sequence ATGCAAAAAAATCCAATAGTTCCTTTCATTTTAATTATGGCATTTGGTATCGGTCTTATTTTCTTCTTATCAATTCAAGGTGTTGATAAAAAAGAAGAAATCGCTGCTGGACATGAAGAAGGCGCAGAAGGCGGAAAAGCTGAAACTGCAGAGTTCGATCCAGAAGTGGCGAAAGGAAAATGTATTTCTTGTCACGGCGGAGATCTTAAAGGTTCAGTAGGTCCTGCTTTAGCTGGTACTTCTTTATCTAAAGAAGAAATTACTAAAACTATCGTAAATGGTAAAGGATCTGGCATGCCTGCTGGTTTACTACCTGAAGATCAAGCAGCACAAATGGCTGATTACATTTTAAGTCTAAAATAA
- a CDS encoding tRNA (adenine(22)-N(1))-methyltransferase TrmK yields the protein MNAQRLSERLTRVASFVEKGSIVADIGSDHAYLPCYLVHQQIAEKAIAGEVAKGPYESARNQVHAEQLQEQITVRFANGLQAIEKEDSVDTVTIAGMGGPLIASILDQDIDRLITVDRLILQPNIHAKAIREWAILNEWKLIAEEILQEDDKIYEILVLERGKMSLTAAQLLLGPFLMEDRNDAFCKKWEKESAEWERILEAIRVAELSKDVQMKKDEIEEKLKIVKEALST from the coding sequence TTGAACGCACAACGTCTCTCAGAGCGATTAACACGTGTCGCTTCATTTGTTGAAAAAGGTTCAATTGTGGCAGATATCGGAAGTGACCATGCTTATTTACCATGTTATCTTGTTCATCAGCAGATTGCAGAAAAAGCAATAGCAGGGGAAGTGGCAAAAGGACCGTATGAATCGGCACGCAATCAGGTTCATGCTGAACAATTGCAGGAACAAATTACGGTTCGATTTGCAAACGGACTGCAAGCAATAGAAAAAGAAGATTCTGTTGATACAGTGACAATAGCTGGAATGGGTGGTCCATTGATTGCCTCCATTTTAGACCAAGATATCGACAGACTGATAACGGTGGACAGACTCATTTTACAACCGAATATTCACGCGAAAGCAATTCGAGAATGGGCAATATTAAATGAATGGAAGCTAATTGCAGAAGAAATTTTGCAGGAAGACGACAAGATTTACGAAATTCTGGTATTGGAAAGAGGAAAGATGTCTTTAACAGCAGCACAGTTGCTCCTTGGTCCATTTTTAATGGAGGATCGTAATGATGCGTTCTGTAAAAAATGGGAGAAAGAATCAGCTGAATGGGAACGCATATTAGAAGCGATTCGCGTAGCTGAATTATCAAAAGATGTACAGATGAAAAAAGATGAAATCGAAGAAAAATTGAAGATTGTAAAGGAGGCTCTCAGTACATGA